A genomic stretch from Halalkalibacillus sediminis includes:
- the xerD gene encoding site-specific tyrosine recombinase XerD — translation MKDAIQDFLHYLTVEKGLSENSIQSYKRDLNQYADYLTNKEAIRELEQIDRHHIRKFLNERVKEGRAPSSNARLISTIRSFHQFLIREYNLSHDASLHIQSPKQERKLPKVLSSQEVEVLFDLPGEEPITMRNKAMLETLYATGLRITELLSLELNDLHLMMGFVRITGKGGKERIVPLGSQAQQAIENYVEYARPSLLKKQSTNALFLNHRGTAMTRQGFWKVLKKIAQEKGVNKELTPHTLRHSFATHLLENGADLRAVQEMLGHADISTTQIYTHITKTRLKDIYQNYHPRA, via the coding sequence ATGAAAGATGCGATACAAGATTTTCTTCATTATTTAACTGTTGAAAAAGGGTTGTCTGAGAATTCTATTCAATCTTATAAAAGGGATTTGAATCAATATGCAGACTACCTAACAAATAAAGAAGCGATACGTGAACTTGAACAAATCGATCGACACCATATTAGAAAGTTCCTTAATGAACGTGTCAAAGAAGGTCGTGCCCCATCTAGTAATGCTCGTCTTATTTCTACTATTCGTTCCTTCCACCAATTTTTAATTAGGGAATATAATCTCTCGCATGATGCTTCTCTTCATATCCAGTCTCCAAAACAAGAGAGGAAATTACCTAAAGTCCTTTCTAGTCAAGAGGTTGAGGTATTGTTTGATTTGCCAGGTGAAGAACCAATTACTATGCGAAATAAAGCCATGCTAGAGACACTTTATGCAACAGGTCTTAGAATAACTGAATTACTTTCATTGGAGTTGAACGATCTTCATTTAATGATGGGATTCGTTCGAATTACAGGAAAAGGTGGAAAAGAGAGGATCGTTCCTCTTGGAAGCCAGGCACAGCAAGCGATTGAGAACTATGTAGAATACGCTCGTCCTTCTCTGTTGAAAAAACAGTCGACAAATGCCCTGTTTTTAAACCATAGAGGAACTGCAATGACTAGACAAGGCTTTTGGAAAGTTTTAAAGAAGATCGCACAGGAAAAAGGAGTTAATAAAGAACTAACACCTCATACTCTGCGTCATTCATTTGCAACTCATTTATTGGAAAATGGAGCGGACTTAAGGGCTGTACAAGAGATGTTAGGTCACGCAGACATTTCAACGACACAAATCTATACTCATATTACAAAAACACGTCTAAAAGATATCTATCAAAACTACCATCCGCGAGCATAA
- a CDS encoding Fur family transcriptional regulator has protein sequence MENRIERIKTQLHSQSYKLTPQREATVRVLLEHEEDHLSAEDVYLLVKEKSPEIGLATVYRTLELLSELKVVDKINFGDGVSRYDLRKEGAEHFHHHLVCIECGTVQEIDEDLLGDVEKIVERDWQFKVKDHRLTFHGICSKCQKKSE, from the coding sequence GTGGAAAACCGCATTGAACGTATTAAAACACAACTTCATTCACAAAGTTACAAATTGACACCACAGCGCGAAGCCACAGTTCGTGTTCTACTTGAACATGAAGAAGACCATTTGAGTGCGGAAGACGTTTACCTCCTCGTCAAAGAGAAATCACCAGAAATTGGTCTCGCAACAGTTTATCGCACTTTAGAATTATTATCAGAATTAAAAGTAGTAGACAAAATCAATTTCGGTGATGGCGTGTCTAGATATGATTTACGAAAAGAGGGTGCTGAGCACTTTCACCATCACTTAGTGTGTATTGAGTGTGGGACTGTTCAAGAAATCGATGAAGATTTACTTGGAGATGTTGAGAAAATTGTTGAAAGAGATTGGCAATTCAAAGTGAAGGATCACAGATTGACCTTCCATGGCATCTGCAGTAAATGTCAGAAGAAAAGTGAATGA
- the deoB gene encoding phosphopentomutase, whose protein sequence is MAPFNRVFLIVMDSVGIGEAPDAKAFNDIGADTLGHIAEHMQGLNMPNMAKLGLGNIREVEGIKAAEKPMAHYTKMQEASVGKDTMTGHWEIMGLHITKPFRTFPDGFPDALVQQLEEKTGRKVIGNKPASGTAILDELGEEHMATGSLIVYTSADSVLQIAAHEDIVPIEELYEICETARELTLDDPYMIGRVIARPFVGEPGAFERTSNRHDYALKPFGRTVMNSLKDNGNDVVALGKISDIYDGEGVTEAIRTDSNDDGMDKLVKSMDQSFKGLNFLNLVDFDAKFGHRRDPQGYGEALEQFDQRLPEVLNKLKDDDLLIITADHGNDPIHHGTDHTREYVPLIAYHKGIDEGKSLPLRETFADIGATVAENFDVEEPEIGKSFLNEIK, encoded by the coding sequence ATGGCACCATTTAATCGAGTATTTTTAATCGTGATGGATTCAGTAGGAATTGGTGAAGCACCTGACGCAAAAGCGTTCAATGATATTGGTGCTGACACTCTGGGTCATATCGCTGAACATATGCAAGGATTGAACATGCCTAATATGGCGAAGCTTGGACTTGGGAATATCCGTGAAGTAGAAGGGATCAAGGCAGCAGAGAAGCCAATGGCACATTATACAAAAATGCAAGAAGCATCTGTAGGTAAAGACACGATGACGGGGCATTGGGAAATCATGGGCCTTCATATCACTAAGCCTTTCAGAACTTTTCCAGATGGTTTTCCGGATGCATTGGTTCAACAATTAGAAGAAAAGACTGGTCGTAAAGTGATTGGTAATAAACCAGCTTCAGGAACAGCTATTTTAGATGAATTAGGAGAAGAACACATGGCGACTGGATCGTTAATCGTCTATACTTCTGCTGATTCTGTATTACAAATTGCAGCTCATGAGGATATCGTACCTATAGAAGAACTATATGAAATCTGTGAAACCGCCAGAGAGTTAACTCTTGATGATCCTTACATGATCGGGCGTGTAATTGCACGTCCTTTCGTTGGAGAGCCTGGGGCTTTCGAAAGAACTTCTAACCGCCATGACTACGCACTAAAACCATTCGGACGCACGGTTATGAACTCTTTAAAAGATAACGGTAATGATGTGGTTGCTTTAGGTAAGATTTCCGATATTTATGATGGAGAAGGCGTGACAGAAGCGATTCGTACAGACAGTAATGACGATGGTATGGACAAACTTGTTAAGTCGATGGATCAGTCTTTCAAAGGACTTAACTTTTTGAATTTAGTAGACTTCGATGCAAAGTTCGGTCACCGCAGAGACCCACAAGGATATGGGGAAGCATTAGAGCAATTTGATCAAAGATTGCCAGAGGTTCTCAATAAATTAAAAGATGATGACTTATTAATTATTACAGCAGACCATGGAAACGACCCGATACACCATGGAACTGATCATACAAGAGAATATGTACCTTTAATCGCATATCACAAGGGTATTGATGAAGGTAAAAGCTTACCGCTAAGAGAAACTTTTGCCGATATCGGCGCTACCGTAGCAGAGAACTTCGATGTTGAAGAACCTGAAATAGGCAAAAGCTTTTTAAACGAAATTAAATAG
- the spoIIM gene encoding stage II sporulation protein M codes for MKRWLKGSPYTSEPYFSLYVFLFVLFVIGVIFGANIVGSLSFVQRQDLLFFVEQYLYSSADEQVGKAQNDLLSSITSHGKYISFLFFFGLSVVGLPIVWFLLFLKGVVIGFTVGFLVNQLSGQGLLLSITAIAPQNLFIVPAYLLVVASSMIFSVYVLQMLFLKKRSPYTIGEAISLYFKSFVIALALVIVGSLIEVYISSMAMERLL; via the coding sequence ATGAAACGTTGGTTGAAAGGTTCTCCCTATACTTCTGAGCCTTATTTCAGTTTATATGTATTCTTGTTTGTTTTGTTCGTGATTGGTGTCATTTTCGGAGCAAATATTGTTGGAAGTTTAAGTTTTGTTCAAAGGCAGGATTTATTATTTTTCGTCGAACAGTATTTGTATTCGTCTGCGGATGAACAAGTCGGTAAAGCGCAGAACGATCTGCTGTCTTCAATTACTTCACACGGAAAATATATCAGTTTCTTATTTTTCTTTGGCTTGTCAGTAGTTGGGTTACCTATAGTATGGTTTCTATTGTTTCTGAAAGGTGTAGTAATAGGATTCACAGTAGGGTTTTTGGTTAACCAGTTATCAGGACAAGGTTTACTTTTATCCATCACAGCGATCGCACCACAGAATCTATTCATTGTCCCTGCATATTTGCTGGTAGTTGCTAGTAGCATGATCTTTTCTGTCTATGTTCTTCAAATGCTCTTCCTAAAGAAGCGGAGTCCATACACAATAGGAGAAGCGATTAGTCTTTACTTTAAAAGTTTTGTTATAGCATTAGCTCTTGTGATTGTAGGTTCTTTGATTGAAGTATATATATCTTCAATGGCAATGGAACGCTTGTTATAA
- a CDS encoding NUDIX hydrolase — MKRFEEKTIKTESIFKGKVIDLQVDDVELPNGKTSKRELVKHPGAVAIIARTDEGKVIMVEQYRKPLEKSIIEIPAGKLEAGENPEETAKRELAEETGYEADELSFVVSYYTSPGFADEKLYVYEAKGLKLSENRLDGDEDEFVDLVEVTLEEAKQMIKQERIHDAKTIHAIYYLLLDQLNYGID; from the coding sequence ATGAAGAGATTTGAAGAGAAAACTATTAAAACAGAGTCAATATTTAAAGGGAAAGTAATTGACCTGCAAGTGGATGATGTTGAATTACCTAATGGGAAAACTTCAAAGAGAGAGTTGGTTAAGCACCCTGGAGCAGTGGCTATCATTGCTCGTACAGATGAAGGAAAAGTCATCATGGTTGAACAATACCGTAAGCCGCTAGAAAAAAGCATCATTGAGATACCTGCTGGTAAATTAGAAGCAGGAGAGAATCCAGAAGAAACAGCAAAAAGAGAGTTAGCTGAAGAAACTGGATATGAAGCGGATGAACTGTCTTTTGTTGTGTCTTATTATACTTCCCCGGGATTTGCGGATGAGAAGTTGTATGTTTATGAAGCTAAGGGCTTGAAACTTTCAGAAAATCGTTTAGACGGTGATGAAGATGAGTTTGTAGATTTAGTGGAAGTCACTCTAGAAGAAGCCAAACAGATGATCAAACAAGAGAGAATTCATGATGCAAAAACGATTCATGCCATATACTACTTGCTGCTTGATCAATTGAATTATGGTATCGATTAG
- a CDS encoding aldo/keto reductase, giving the protein MKTRKLGHSNMELTEIGLGCMNLGTNEANAKEVIDAAIDQGINYLDTADLYDFGTNEKLVGNAIKGKRDDLIIGTKGGNHFEEGKDDWYWDPSKKYLKEAIKNSLLRLGLDYVDLYQLHGGTIEDPIDEVIETFEELQQEGLVKHFGISSIRPNVIQAFTERSNITSVMMQYSVLDRRPEEKMLNLLDSNNINVLARGVLGKGMLTDRGLEQWEKKGQEGFLDYQPQELKNFIQEYQNIAKQFNRTPQSLAIGYALNHHAIGSIILGASKPEQVIENVRAYDEAVYNHELFELLNEISKENFYDKHRE; this is encoded by the coding sequence ATGAAAACTAGAAAGCTTGGTCATTCCAATATGGAATTGACTGAAATAGGTCTCGGTTGTATGAATCTTGGGACAAACGAAGCAAATGCGAAAGAAGTTATCGATGCTGCTATCGATCAGGGTATTAATTACTTAGATACTGCGGATTTATATGATTTCGGAACAAATGAAAAACTAGTAGGAAACGCGATTAAGGGGAAACGTGACGATTTGATCATCGGTACCAAAGGAGGCAATCATTTCGAAGAAGGTAAGGATGACTGGTATTGGGATCCTTCCAAAAAATATTTAAAAGAAGCCATTAAAAATAGCTTACTGCGTTTAGGTTTAGACTATGTAGATTTATATCAATTACATGGCGGAACGATAGAGGATCCTATCGACGAAGTGATCGAAACTTTTGAAGAGTTACAACAAGAGGGCTTAGTAAAACACTTCGGCATTTCCTCCATCCGTCCAAATGTCATACAAGCATTCACAGAACGATCGAATATCACTAGTGTCATGATGCAGTACAGTGTACTAGACAGACGTCCTGAGGAAAAAATGTTGAACTTATTGGATTCAAATAACATCAATGTCTTGGCTCGTGGTGTACTTGGCAAAGGCATGCTTACCGATCGAGGATTAGAACAGTGGGAGAAAAAAGGGCAAGAAGGATTTCTTGATTACCAACCACAAGAGCTTAAAAACTTCATTCAAGAGTATCAAAATATAGCGAAGCAATTTAATCGTACGCCTCAGTCTTTAGCAATTGGTTATGCTCTCAACCATCATGCGATAGGAAGTATCATATTAGGCGCTAGTAAACCTGAACAAGTCATTGAAAATGTTCGCGCCTACGATGAAGCTGTTTATAATCATGAGCTATTTGAGTTGCTTAACGAAATATCCAAAGAGAATTTTTACGATAAGCACCGAGAATAA